Below is a window of Cetobacterium somerae ATCC BAA-474 DNA.
TGTTTCCAATTGTGGGACTTAAAAGTTGGCAGTCCTATATTTTACCAAGTGTAGCTTTATCAGGTTATTCAATAGCTTTTATAGCAAGATTAACTAGATCAAAATTAATTGAGGTTATGAAATCAGATTATATAAGGACAGCAAGAGCAAAAGGTCTAAGTAGAGGAAGAATAATTATAAGACATGCTTTAAGAAATACTTTAATTCCAATAGTAACATATCTTGGTCCATTAGTAGCAGGGATATTAACTGGAAGCTTTGTTATCGAAAAAATATTTGCGATTCCAGGTTTAGGGAGTGAATTCGTAACAACAATAACAAATAGAGATTACACAGTTATTTTGGGAGTGACTATATTCTATAGTGCATTTTTAATGATTTGTAATCTAATTGTAGATTTACTTTATGTAGTTATTGATCCAAGAATTAAACTTGATAAATAGGGAGGAAGTATGGCTTACAAAAATATAGAAGTAGATTTTGCTAATTTTAGAGAAGAGATATTTTCTTCTAAAGCTGTGAAATATACTAATACTGAAACTAAAGAGGGAAGTTCAGAGTTAGATTTTACATTTGCTACTGAAAATGAAAAGGTAAAAGAGGAGATAACTAGAAAAAGTTTTACTTTCGCTGAAGATGCTTGGAGAAAATTAAAACAAAATAAACTTTCAATAGCAGGGTTAATATTTATTATACTGATAACAACTCTTGCTGTAGTAGTTCCGATTTTTTCAAAATATAGTATCTTTGAAACTAACTTAAGTATGACAAATAGATTTCCAAGTGCAGCTCATTGGTTTGGAACGGACCAACTTGGAAGAGATATTTTTGTGAGAGTTATGTATGGGGCACGTTACTCTTTAGCAATTGCATTTATAGCATCTTTTTTAAATCTAATAATTGGAATTTTATATGGAGGAGTATCTGGATATTTTGGAGGAAGAGTTGATACTTTTATGATGAGAGTTGTGGATATTATATACTCTATTCCAATGACAATATATGTAATTTTAATTATGGTTACTTTTGAAAAAGGTGGATTTTTAAATATAGTTTTAGCACTGGCATTATCATATTGGATTGGAATGGCAAGAATAGTAAGAGGAGAGATTTTACAGTTAAAACAACAGGAGTATATTTTAGCTGCTAGAACACTTGGAGCTTCAAATAGAAGAATACTTTTCAAACATCTTTTGCCAAATAGTATGAGTTCAATAATAGTTACATTAACTTTACAAATACCATCAGCAATTTTTACAGAAGCATTTTTAAGTTTTATAGGTTTAGGAATTACTCCACCAGCAGCTTCTTGGGGAACGCTAGCAAATGATGCATTAGGTGGATTTAGATTATATCCATATCAATTAGTATTTCCAACTTTAGCAATATGTTTAACAATATTGGCATTTAATCTATTAGGGGATGGATTAAGAGATGCATTAGATCCTAAGGTAAGGGGGTAGTTATGGAAAAGTTATTAGAAGTAAAAAATTTAAGAACATCTTTTGATACACATCATGGAGAGGTGCAGTCAGTTAGGGGAGTGACCTTTGACCTTTTAAAGGGAGAGGTTTTAGGAGTAGTAGGGGAATCAGGAAGTGGAAAAAGTATTACTATGATGAGTATAATGAAACTTCTTGAAGAAAATGGAAAAATAAAAGAGGGCGAAATAGTTTTTAAGGGGCAAAGAATTGATAATATAAATGAGAAACAGATGAATAAAATTAGAGGAAATACAATGTCAATGATATTTCAAGATCCTATGACATCATTAAACCTTTTAATTCCTATAGGAAAGCAGATAATGGAAACACTTATTGTTCATAAAGGGATGAGCAATAGCGAGGCTTTTGAAAAAGCTGTGGAACTTTTAGATGCGGTGGGGATTCCCATGGGAAGAGCTAGAATGAATCAGTATCCACATGAGTTTTCAGGTGGAATGAGACAAAGAGTTATGATAGCTATGGCACTAGCTTGTAGTCCAGAGCTACTAATAGCAGATGAACCAACAAC
It encodes the following:
- a CDS encoding ABC transporter permease translates to MAYKNIEVDFANFREEIFSSKAVKYTNTETKEGSSELDFTFATENEKVKEEITRKSFTFAEDAWRKLKQNKLSIAGLIFIILITTLAVVVPIFSKYSIFETNLSMTNRFPSAAHWFGTDQLGRDIFVRVMYGARYSLAIAFIASFLNLIIGILYGGVSGYFGGRVDTFMMRVVDIIYSIPMTIYVILIMVTFEKGGFLNIVLALALSYWIGMARIVRGEILQLKQQEYILAARTLGASNRRILFKHLLPNSMSSIIVTLTLQIPSAIFTEAFLSFIGLGITPPAASWGTLANDALGGFRLYPYQLVFPTLAICLTILAFNLLGDGLRDALDPKVRG
- a CDS encoding ABC transporter ATP-binding protein, translated to MEKLLEVKNLRTSFDTHHGEVQSVRGVTFDLLKGEVLGVVGESGSGKSITMMSIMKLLEENGKIKEGEIVFKGQRIDNINEKQMNKIRGNTMSMIFQDPMTSLNLLIPIGKQIMETLIVHKGMSNSEAFEKAVELLDAVGIPMGRARMNQYPHEFSGGMRQRVMIAMALACSPELLIADEPTTALDVTIQAQILDLMRKIKQTINTSIILITHDLGVVAEMCDRVNVMYGGVIVEQGLTRDIFYNTKHPYTAGLLKSVPNPERLGKEPLKPIMGTPPDLLNPPKGCPFYQRCDFAMRACKENMPPLFKIDENHKSACWLNHKDAPKVSIR